In the Juglans microcarpa x Juglans regia isolate MS1-56 chromosome 6D, Jm3101_v1.0, whole genome shotgun sequence genome, one interval contains:
- the LOC121234665 gene encoding autophagy-related protein 16 isoform X1, with translation MSQDQIAREAIKHALKSLRKRHLLEEGAHSPAFIALSRPIASQGSEWKEKAENLELELQQCYKAQSRLSEQLVVEVAESRASKASLQEKEAAVSNLQAELTQTRDECSQLKADLEEKIKALELLICENHQLKAQLEEMTIKAKNAEAENKMLVDRWMLQKMQDAERLNEANALYDEMVNRLKASGLENLARQQVDGVVRRNEDGAEFFVESTVPSLCKQRIHAHEGGCASILFEYNSAKLISGGQDRSIKMWDASTGTLSHTLYGCLGSVLDLTITHDNRSVIAASSSNNLYVWDVNSGRVRHTLTGHTDKVCAVDVSKISSRHVVSAAYDRTIKVWDLNKGYCINTIIFPSNCNALCFSMDGQTICSGHVDGNLRLWNIHSGKLLSEVAAHSLAVTSISLSRNGNVVLTSGRDNLHNLFDMRSLEVCGTLRATGNRVASNWSRSCISPDDNYVAAGSADGAVYIWSISKADIVSTLREHTSPVLCCSWSGIGKPLASADKNGIICTWS, from the exons AT GTCACAGGACCAGATAGCGAGGGAGGCGATAAAGCACGCTTTGAAGTCTCTACGGAAGCGGCATTTGCTCGAAGAAGGTGCTCATTCTCCGGCTTTCATCGCTCTTTCCAGACCAATCGCCTctcag GGCTCAGAATGGAAAGAGAAAGCAGAAAATCTGGAGTTGGAACTCCAGCAATGTTACAAAGCTCAATCTCGGTTGTCCGAGCAACTTGTGGTTGAAGTAGCTGAATCCCGAGCTTCAAAAGCCTCACTTCAAGAGAAAGAAGCAGCAGTCTCAAATCTCCAGGCAGAGTTGACTCAAACAAG GGATGAATGTTCTCAATTGAAGGCAGACTTGGAAGAAAAGATAAAAGCTTTAGAATTGCTTATATGTGAGAACCATCAACTCAAAGCGCAACTGGAAGAGATGACTATTAAAGCTAAGAATGCCGAGGCTGAAAATAAGATGTTAGTTGATCGCTGGATGCTGCAGAAGATGCAGGATGCTGAACGGCTCAATGAG GCAAATGCACTTTATGACGAAATGGTTAATCGGCTCAAGGCTAGTGGTTTAGAAAATCTTGCTAGGCAGCAGGTTGATGGTGTAGTTCGCCGAAATGAAGATGGTGCCGAATTCTTTGTGGAGTCAACTGTTCCCTCCCTATGCAAGCAGAGGATACATGCCCATGAAGGTGGTTGTGCCTCCATATTGTTCGAGTACAATTCTGCCAAACTGATTAGTGGAGGACAGGACCGATCAATCAAGATGTGGGACGCGAGCACTGGAACATTAAGTCATACGCTTTATGGTTGCCTTGGCTCTGTTCTCGATCTTACCATTACCCATGATAATAGATCTGTTATTGCAGCAAGCAGCTCAAACAACTTATATGTATGGGATGTCAATTCAGGTCGTGTACGCCATACTCTTACTGGTCACACAGATAAAGTTTGTGCTGTAGATGTAAGCAAAATATCAAGTCGTCATGTTGTCAGTGCTGCTTACGATCGTACCATAAAAGTTTGGGACTTGAATAAGGGTTACTGCATCAACACAATCATTTTCCCCAGCAACTGTAATGCTCTTTGCTTCAGCATGGACGGACAAACCATTTGTTCTGGTCATGTTGATGGGAATCTTCGTTTATGGAACATTCACTCAGGAAAGCTACTTAGTGAAGTTGCTGCACATTCACTTGCTGTTACATCTATTTCTTTGTCTCGAAATGGAAATGTAGTATTGACTAGTGGAAGGGACAACTTGCATAATTTGTTTGATATGCGATCTCTAGAAGTTTGTGGCACACTTAGAGCGACGGGAAACAGAGTGGCATCGAATTGGAGCCGATCCTGTATCAGTCCAGATGACAACTATGTAGCTGCCGGATCCGCCGATGGAGCTGTTTATATTTGGTCCATTTCTAAAGCTGATATTGTCAGCACTCTGAGGGAACACACTTCTCCTGTGCTGTGTTGCTCGTGGAGTGGGATCGGGAAACCTCTAGCCTCAGCAGACAAGAATGGAATTATTTGTACCTGGTCATGA
- the LOC121234665 gene encoding autophagy-related protein 16 isoform X2 has protein sequence MIFKGSEWKEKAENLELELQQCYKAQSRLSEQLVVEVAESRASKASLQEKEAAVSNLQAELTQTRDECSQLKADLEEKIKALELLICENHQLKAQLEEMTIKAKNAEAENKMLVDRWMLQKMQDAERLNEANALYDEMVNRLKASGLENLARQQVDGVVRRNEDGAEFFVESTVPSLCKQRIHAHEGGCASILFEYNSAKLISGGQDRSIKMWDASTGTLSHTLYGCLGSVLDLTITHDNRSVIAASSSNNLYVWDVNSGRVRHTLTGHTDKVCAVDVSKISSRHVVSAAYDRTIKVWDLNKGYCINTIIFPSNCNALCFSMDGQTICSGHVDGNLRLWNIHSGKLLSEVAAHSLAVTSISLSRNGNVVLTSGRDNLHNLFDMRSLEVCGTLRATGNRVASNWSRSCISPDDNYVAAGSADGAVYIWSISKADIVSTLREHTSPVLCCSWSGIGKPLASADKNGIICTWS, from the exons ATGATATTTAAGGGCTCAGAATGGAAAGAGAAAGCAGAAAATCTGGAGTTGGAACTCCAGCAATGTTACAAAGCTCAATCTCGGTTGTCCGAGCAACTTGTGGTTGAAGTAGCTGAATCCCGAGCTTCAAAAGCCTCACTTCAAGAGAAAGAAGCAGCAGTCTCAAATCTCCAGGCAGAGTTGACTCAAACAAG GGATGAATGTTCTCAATTGAAGGCAGACTTGGAAGAAAAGATAAAAGCTTTAGAATTGCTTATATGTGAGAACCATCAACTCAAAGCGCAACTGGAAGAGATGACTATTAAAGCTAAGAATGCCGAGGCTGAAAATAAGATGTTAGTTGATCGCTGGATGCTGCAGAAGATGCAGGATGCTGAACGGCTCAATGAG GCAAATGCACTTTATGACGAAATGGTTAATCGGCTCAAGGCTAGTGGTTTAGAAAATCTTGCTAGGCAGCAGGTTGATGGTGTAGTTCGCCGAAATGAAGATGGTGCCGAATTCTTTGTGGAGTCAACTGTTCCCTCCCTATGCAAGCAGAGGATACATGCCCATGAAGGTGGTTGTGCCTCCATATTGTTCGAGTACAATTCTGCCAAACTGATTAGTGGAGGACAGGACCGATCAATCAAGATGTGGGACGCGAGCACTGGAACATTAAGTCATACGCTTTATGGTTGCCTTGGCTCTGTTCTCGATCTTACCATTACCCATGATAATAGATCTGTTATTGCAGCAAGCAGCTCAAACAACTTATATGTATGGGATGTCAATTCAGGTCGTGTACGCCATACTCTTACTGGTCACACAGATAAAGTTTGTGCTGTAGATGTAAGCAAAATATCAAGTCGTCATGTTGTCAGTGCTGCTTACGATCGTACCATAAAAGTTTGGGACTTGAATAAGGGTTACTGCATCAACACAATCATTTTCCCCAGCAACTGTAATGCTCTTTGCTTCAGCATGGACGGACAAACCATTTGTTCTGGTCATGTTGATGGGAATCTTCGTTTATGGAACATTCACTCAGGAAAGCTACTTAGTGAAGTTGCTGCACATTCACTTGCTGTTACATCTATTTCTTTGTCTCGAAATGGAAATGTAGTATTGACTAGTGGAAGGGACAACTTGCATAATTTGTTTGATATGCGATCTCTAGAAGTTTGTGGCACACTTAGAGCGACGGGAAACAGAGTGGCATCGAATTGGAGCCGATCCTGTATCAGTCCAGATGACAACTATGTAGCTGCCGGATCCGCCGATGGAGCTGTTTATATTTGGTCCATTTCTAAAGCTGATATTGTCAGCACTCTGAGGGAACACACTTCTCCTGTGCTGTGTTGCTCGTGGAGTGGGATCGGGAAACCTCTAGCCTCAGCAGACAAGAATGGAATTATTTGTACCTGGTCATGA
- the LOC121235305 gene encoding cytochrome P450 71A1-like codes for MAALIPLLQSLWQEPHDHGVAAQLIFFLFFPLFLLLLKHRSTRVSNLKLPPSPPKLPIIGNLHQIRTFPHRSLRSLSNKYGPLMLLRLGSVPTLVVSSPEMVKEIMKTNDVVFSNHARPTSVDISFNGGQDLVFSPYGEYWRQLRKICVQELLSHHRVQSQQFLRDEEVDVLIQRIRRSCLDHKEGSINLTELLLDVTNYIVCRSVLGQRYEGEGGKSRWGELSVKLVLAFPTFFFRDYFPCLGWMDELLGMMRSLEKTSKEADAFLEQAIKEQEMLKTDSSSLSHKRYFLDILLQLKANGSQSFDLNRATIKAILLDLFVGATDTSRTTMEWAMTELMRNPHIMKKVQQEIRQVVGKKSKIDANDVNHMGYFKCVIKETLRLHAPAPLLVPRETSATTRLGGYEIPQKARVYINAWAIQRDPKVWDKAEEFIPERFEKNNLADSIDQEYKFFPFGGGRRICPGVSYGLATIEYAMANLLYWFDWELPAGVKGEDLDMSEIFGLAIQKKVPLHVVPIPYNP; via the exons ATGGCCGCTCTGATTCCATTGTTGCAGTCACTGTGGCAAGAGCCACATGATCATGGAGTTGCAGCACAAttgattttcttccttttctttccccttttccttcttttgctTAAGCACAGATCAACAAGAGTTAGCAATCTCAAGTTACCTCCATCTCCGCCAAAATTACCGATAATTGGCAACCTCCATCAGATACGCACATTCCCACATCGCTCTCTTAGATCCCTCTCTAACAAATATGGTCCCCTAATGCTCTTGCGTTTGGGAAGTGTTCCAACTCTTGTGGTTTCTTCACCAGAAATGGTCAAAGAAATTATGAAGACCAATGATGTTGTTTTCTCGAATCACGCAAGACCAACTTCTGTAGATATCAGCTTCAATGGAGGCCAAGACTTGGTGTTTTCGCCCTATGGCGAATACTGGAGACAGCTCAGGAAGATTTGTGTTCAAGAGCTTCTTAGTCATCATCGAGTGCAATCGCAACAGTTCCTGAGGGACGAAGAAGTTGATGTTTTGATCCAGAGGATACGACGTTCATGTCTAGATCATAAAGAGGGATCGATTAATCTAACTGAGTTACTGCTTGATGTCACGAACTACATAGTATGTCGGTCTGTTCTCGGACAAAGGTACGAAGGAGAAGGAGGTAAGAGCAGATGGGGGGAGTTGTCTGTAAAGCTAGTTTTGGCATTTCCAACCTTCTTTTTCAGAGACTATTTTCCTTGTCTGGGATGGATGGATGAGCTTCTGGGCATGATGAGGAGTTTGGAAAAGACTTCCAAAGAGGCAGATGCGTTCTTGGAGCAGGCGATTAAGGAGCAAGAGATGTTGAAAACAGATTCTAGCAGCCTTTCTCATAAGcgatattttttagatattcttCTCCAGCTTAAAGCTAATGGCTCACAAAGTTTTGATCTCAATCGAGCCACCATCAAAGCGATCCtactg GACCTGTTTGTGGGAGCAACAGATACTTCGAGGACAACAATGGAGTGGGCAATGACAGAGCTCATGAGAAACCCTCATATCATGAAGAAAGTGCAGCAAGAGATCAGACAAGTGGTGGGAAAGAAATCAAAGATAGATGCGAATGACGTCAATCATATGGGATACTTTAAATGTGTCATTAAGGAGACGCTTCGACTGCATGCTCCTGCGCCTCTCTTGGTTCCCAGAGAAACATCTGCAACAACTAGACTTGGAGGATATGAGATTCCTCAAAAAGCAAGAGTGTATATCAATGCATGGGCCATTCAAAGGGATCCCAAAGTTTGGGACAAAGCAGAGGAATTTATTCCAGAGAGATTTGAGAAGAACAACTTAGCTGATTCTATAGACCAAGAATACAAGTTCTTCCCATTTGGCGGTGGGAGAAGGATCTGTCCTGGTGTTTCTTACGGGCTTGCAACGATTGAATATGCTATGGCCAACCTCTTATACTGGTTTGATTGGGAGTTGCCCGCTGGAGTAAAAGGGGAGGATTTAGACATGAGTGAGATCTTCGGGCTAGCTATTCAGAAGAAAGTTCCTCTTCACGTTGTACCAATTCCATACAATCCTTGa